In Daphnia magna isolate NIES linkage group LG6, ASM2063170v1.1, whole genome shotgun sequence, the following are encoded in one genomic region:
- the LOC116935794 gene encoding uncharacterized protein LOC116935794: MTTYLVVKFRDSTRANEVVPGSWFRNGECALPLKNIRRAAEECTVLKTAWRRHACTIVSTHDSYQKALKRKEEMDTSESAEAFISSCGKNLRSEGSKRIQRQKDAIAQRPSIQSSLPALHFVSPDEDDIEQDVVETVELSCPVLSKGLIANVSFAGESDDSMLEDIAITKTFNDGPVTRSKVAHSPCQAITFPRTSQEIYQPRTRTPPRVSPERRTSFEKYVIRMLKNQNRYLRVMAREVAEVKSEQKELRKLLLRRKSMAEVNNNTEDIGLPAFQKHVALPLQSVEDFKYFEEELLKEDVRKNLVYMLRSFFERNLDDTVRRIWREVMSDDLMKLYTWSGTPKPNSGKEKGLAVKGSRLLLAVIEAVKHGEFERTTIPKIENITQIFIRKAVDRLKTKR; this comes from the exons ATGACTACGTATTTAGTTGTGAAATTCCGCGACTCCACTAGAGCAAATGAAGTAGTTCCAGGCTCATGGTTTCGTAACGGAGAGTGTGCTTTGCCTCTAAAAAATATTCGCCGTGCCGCTGAAGAGTGCACAGTTCTCAAAACGGCATGGAGGCGCCATGCTTGTACTATTGTATCAACTCACG ATTCTTATCAAAAagccttaaaaagaaaagaagaaatggatacCTCAGAATCCGCTGAAGCATTTATTAGCAGTTGTGGGAAAAATCTAAGATCGGAAGGATCCAAAAGGATTCAGCGTCAAAAGGATGCTATTGCTCAACGACCAAGTATACAGTCATCGCTGCCGGCTTTGCACTTTGTTTCTCCAGATGAAGATGATATTGAACAGGACGTGGTCGAAACTGTCGAGCTAAGTTGTCCTGTATTATCCAAGGGTTTGATAGCAAATGTTTCGTTTGCTGGTGAATCTGATGACAGTATGCTGGAGGACATTGCAATTACCAAAACATTCAACGACGGTCCCGTTACACGTTCAAAAGTCGCTCATTCCCCCTGTCAAGCAATAACTTTCCCTCGTACGTCACAAGAGATTTACCAGCCTAGGACCAGAACACCGCCAAGGG tttcgcCTGAGCGACGTACGTCTTTCGAAAAATATGTCATCAGAATGCTAAAAA ATCAGAACCGATACTTACGTGTTATGGCTAGAGAAGTTGCCGAAGTAAAAAGTGAGCAAAAAGAACTGCGGAAGCTTTTGCTTCGTCGGAAGTCTATGGCCGAAGTTAATAACAACACCGAAGACATTGGACTACCGGCCTTTCAGAAACATGTCGCACTTCCTCTACAATCTGTAGaagattttaaatattttgaagAAGAACTATTAAAGGAGGACGTCAGAAAAAACCTA GTGTACATGCTAAGAAGCTTTTTCGAAAGAAACTTGGATGACACAGTGAGACGAATATGGAGAGAAGTCATGTCTGATGACTTAATGAAGCTTTACACCTGGAGCGGAACGCCGAAACCCAACagcgggaaagaaaaaggactgGCCGTAAAAGGCTCAAGATTATTACTAGCGGTAATTGAAGCTGTGAAACACGGCGAGTTCGAAAGAACAACTAttccaaaaatagaaaatattacCCAAATTTTCATAAGGAAAGCTGTCGACCGACTAAAAACTAAGCGATAA
- the LOC116935438 gene encoding uncharacterized protein LOC116935438, producing MFVEEASSLQSNGITHRGLVLGSQILNFNLDAVDRSFICGIVGNSGYYSCPKCVTEGFYYVTPGKHKGRVTYPDIEAALRTHQTFVDREQPDHHVRLSVLEDLSIDMVLDFPIDYQHLVCLGVMRKLLKTWVKRSTSVHLISKENVEEISRRLIAIRKSVPSEFVRQPRSLVDLPRWKATEFRQFLLYWGPVVLKDLLPAPLYNHFLCLHLAMKILVSVKLCFHYNNYSKQLLRNFVSESRKLYGPEFVVYNVHGLIHLPDDVLRFGPVDNFSCFPFENFLQQIKKKIRRSQNPLAQVVKRLAEAASCKKLSTPVNVPSLLLSNPHCRGPLPDGNDVLFEAKQYRTAVLDPWRLTTRAPNNCVFINDGTIVCIQNVMQVGDDVEIVGFRFLEPEPLLESPFDANGVLQTYRVNTNLISPLISYPIENVKCKAYAIPMSWQLYDFDEEAEETSHFAIFPLLMEDKYR from the coding sequence ATGTTCGTGGAAGAAGCCTCCAGTTTGCAGAGTAATGGCATTACTCATCGTGGTCTTGTACTTGGGTCTCAAATCTTAAACTTCAATCTTGATGCTGTAGACCGCTCATTTATCTGCGGGATCGTGGGTAATTCCGGCTACTACTCGTGTCCGAAGTGTGTCACAGAAGGTTTTTATTATGTTACACCGGGAAAACATAAAGGCAGAGTAACGTATCCTGATATAGAAGCAGCACTACGAACTCATCAGACATTTGTAGACCGCGAACAACCAGACCATCACGTTAGATTGTCCGTATTGGAAGACCTTTCCATTGATATGGTTCTTGATTTCCCAATTGACTACCAACACCTAGTCTGTCTGGGAGTAATGCGGAAGCTTCTCAAAACCTGGGTGAAACGATCGACATCTGTCCATCTAATCAGCAAAGAAAATGTGGAAGAAATTTCGCGCAGGTTAATAGCGATACGCAAATCAGTCCCAAGCGAATTCGTTAGGCAACCGCGCTCTCTTGTCGACCTTCCAAGGTGGAAAGCCACCGAGTTTAGACAGTTCTTACTTTACTGGGGCCCTGTTGTTTTGAAAGATCTCCTTCCCGCTCCATTATATAACCATTTTCTTTGCCTCCATCTAGCAATGAAAATTTTGGTATCCGTAAAATTATGTTTTCATTACAACAATTACAGTAAGCAATTGCTTCGCAACTTTGTATCTGAAAGCCGTAAATTGTATGGTCCTGAATTTGTTGTTTATAATGTTCATGGACTCATCCACCTTCCTGATGATGTACTCCGTTTCGGCCCTGTCGATAACTTCAGCTGTTTTCCGTTCGAAAACTTTCTACAGCagattaagaaaaaaattcgtcGCAGTCAAAACCCTTTGGCACAGGTAGTTAAAAGGCTGGCAGAAGCGGCAAGTTGTAAAAAGCTATCCACCCCTGTCAACGTCCCTTCATTACTGTTGTCTAATCCCCATTGTCGTGGCCCTTTACCTGATGGTAACGATGTTCTTTTCGAAGCAAAGCAGTATAGAACTGCTGTACTTGATCCCTGGCGATTAACTACTAGAGCCCCTAACAACTGTGTCTTCATCAACGATGGAACAATTGTATGTATTCAAAATGTTATGCAGGTTGGTGATGATGTAGAAATTGTTGGTTTCCGTTTTCTCGAGCCCGAACCGCTTTTGGAATCTCCTTTTGATGCAAATGGTGTCCTTCAAACGTACCGTGTGAATACTAATTTAATCAGTCCCCTAATAAGCTACCCAattgaaaatgtaaaatgCAAAGCATATGCGATTCCTATGTCCTGGCAATTATATGATTTTGACGAGGAGGCGGAAGAAACCAGccattttgctatttttcCTTTACTGATGGAAGACAAGTACCGATAG